The Paenibacillus amylolyticus genome contains the following window.
ATGGGTGCAGAAGACGGGAATCTACCTTCTTTGACTGGGACGCTCCGCATTCTGCATGCTGCCATGCTGAAGTTTCAACACGGAGTTAGCTTTGTGGACGTTCAAAATCTGTATGACGAATATGTGGATGAGGGCAACACGTATATGGACCTTCTGCCCCATCTGATCGAGGTATTCCAAGTTAGTGGTTTTTTCAAGCAAGCTCCGGCGACGGGGGAAGTGACCGGGGCGGCGAACCAGTAAGCTCCCTCACGGAATTGTTTAATGACGCCTACCCCACGGCAGTTCAGGCTGGTGTGGACCCGGTGGGTTATTGGGATATGACTTATTTGGAAATTAAGACAGCTATCAACGCCTATGTGGCTAACAAGCATGTCGACCTGCAGCACCAGGCATTGCTCAGTTGGCACCAAGCACAGTTAATTGGACAACTGGTATCAAGAGTGCTGGGTAACAAAAAGGCGCCGCCTGAGCTGCATGAAGCGTTCCCGGGTATCTTCCCAGAAGAAACGCAGAAGAAGCAAAAGCAACAAAATTGGCAAGTCATGAAAGAACGCGTGGCATCCTAC
Protein-coding sequences here:
- a CDS encoding DUF6096 family protein, whose product is MKFTTITMNGKDYKLRLGAAHIEQLEKHLGGRNPLDILMGAEDGNLPSLTGTLRILHAAMLKFQHGVSFVDVQNLYDEYVDEGNTYMDLLPHLIEVFQVSGFFKQAPATGEVTGAANQ